The proteins below come from a single Hyperolius riggenbachi isolate aHypRig1 chromosome 8, aHypRig1.pri, whole genome shotgun sequence genomic window:
- the LOC137528121 gene encoding acetylgalactosaminyl-O-glycosyl-glycoprotein beta-1,3-N-acetylglucosaminyltransferase-like, with product MRWSFLSVETILLLCVGLLGLLFILQECEDEVEKTVSHPVHLERMIRDPPDQKIKWNACPEDKSVYQVGGFSKLPEHIQNFMRYRHCRSFPQVLNTPQKCGGKAMSEELFLLLAIKSSPGNYERRAVIRQTWGQERSYNGVQVKTIFLCGTSRDAREDRHLRQLLKIESEAYKDILQWDFHDSFFNLTLKQILFHQWLHEYCPGAHFIFNGDDDVFVNTFNVITYLNGLEAHRHLYVGQLVKGGPIRESRSKYYIPVQLLSSNTYPLYCGGGGIIMSRYSAQAIYNASLDIPLFPIDDVYLGMCLEKAGLTPGYHMGIRTMGVYLPTNKEDSFHPCYYKELLMVHRLVPYQMLVMWKAIQYPLNCGHKLSV from the coding sequence ATGAGGTGGAGTTTTCTGTCGGTGGAAACTATATTGCTGCTCTGTGTGGGTCTCTTAGGTCTCTTGTTCATTTTACAAGAATGTGAAGATGAAGTAGAGAAAACAGTAAGTCATCCTGTCCACTTAGAACGCATGATTCGTGACCCACCTGACCAGAAAATAAAATGGAATGCCTGCCCTGAGGACAAATCAGTGTATCAAGTTGGAGGGTTTTCCAAGCTTCCTGAGCACATTCAAAACTTCATGAGATATAGACACTGCCGAAGTTTTCCTCAGGTCCTTAATACTCCACAGAAATGTGGTGGAAAAGCTATGTCTGAAGAGTTATTTTTGCTACTAGCCATAAAGTCTTCTCCGGGGAACTATGAGAGGAGAGCGGTCATTCGTCAGACTTGGGGGCAGGAAAGAAGCTACAATGGGGTCCAGGTCAAAACGATTTTCCTCTGTGGGACCTCACGCGATGCGAGGGAGGACAGACATTTGCGTCAGCTTCTAAAAATTGAGAGTGAAGCCTACAAGGATATCTTGCAGTGGGACTTCCATGACTCTTTTTTTAACCTGACCTTAAAACAGATCCTCTTCCACCAATGGCTACACGAATACTGCCCAGGAGCTCATTTTATCTTTAATGGAGATGATGACGTGTTCGTCAACACCTTCAACGTGATCACCTACCTAAATGGTTTAGAAGCACACAGACATCTCTATGTTGGACAGTTGGTAAAAGGTGGTCCGATTCGTGAATCTCGCAGCAAATATTATATCCCTGTACAACTTTTATCCTCCAACACCTATCCCCTGTACTGTGGAGGGGGAGGAATAATCATGTCCCGATATAGTGCCCAAGCCATTTATAATGCATCCCTGGACATCCCGCTTTTCCCTATAGATGATGTTTATCTAGGCATGTGTCTGGAGAAGGCTGGTTTAACCCCGGGCTATCACATGGGAATACGGACCATGGGAGTGTACTTGCCAACTAATAAAGAGGACTCTTTTCACCCATGCTACTACAAAGAACTTTTGATGGTCCACCGTCTTGTACCGTACCAGATGTTGGTCATGTGGAAAGCCATACAATATCCACTGAACTGTGGACATAAACTCTCTGTATAG